A stretch of the Salmo salar chromosome ssa20, Ssal_v3.1, whole genome shotgun sequence genome encodes the following:
- the fxyd12a gene encoding FXYD domain containing ion transport regulator 12a: MSAAGAPEYDPDAEFVYDYQTLRIGGLTFVAVIMILSVLLLASNKIRQCGKPRVSVLISDNGIQR, from the exons cTCCTGAGTACGACCCTGATGCAGAATTTGTGTACG ACTACCAGACTCTTCGTATTGGAGGTCTGACCTTTGTTGCGGTCATCATGATCCTGTCTGTTCTCCTGCTGGCCA GCAACAAAATCCGCCAGTGTGGAAAGCCCAGGGTGAGTGTCCTGATATCAGACAATGGAATACAAAGATGA